One window of the Microvirga mediterraneensis genome contains the following:
- the greA gene encoding transcription elongation factor GreA, which translates to MDKVPLTIKGFAALEDELKHRQQVERPRIIQAIAEARALGDLSENAEYHAAKEAQSLNEGRILELESLISRAEVIDIAKLSGDRIKFGATVKLVDEDTEEEKTYQIVGEPEADVRSGRVSVASPIARALMGKTIGDTVEVSTPGGGKSYEVVGVRFGA; encoded by the coding sequence ATGGACAAGGTCCCTCTGACGATCAAGGGTTTTGCGGCGCTCGAGGACGAACTCAAGCACCGGCAGCAGGTTGAACGCCCCCGGATCATCCAGGCGATCGCGGAAGCCCGCGCGCTTGGCGACCTGTCGGAAAACGCCGAATACCATGCCGCCAAGGAAGCCCAATCCCTCAACGAAGGCCGGATCCTTGAGCTCGAAAGCCTGATCTCCCGCGCCGAAGTGATCGATATCGCGAAGCTCTCCGGCGACCGGATCAAGTTCGGCGCCACGGTGAAGCTCGTGGACGAGGACACCGAGGAAGAGAAGACCTACCAGATCGTCGGCGAGCCCGAGGCGGATGTGCGCTCGGGCCGCGTCTCGGTCGCCTCCCCCATCGCCCGCGCCCTGATGGGTAAGACCATCGGCGATACGGTGGAGGTCTCGACCCCTGGCGGCGGAAAGTCCTACGAGGTCGTCGGCGTCCGGTTCGGCGCCTGA
- a CDS encoding Lrp/AsnC family transcriptional regulator has protein sequence MSGVTVRGRLDSIDWAILKELQADGSITNVELARRVGLSAPPCLRRVRALESAGIIKAYRAILDPKNLGFEIVCFAMVQLDIQGKKELQEFEQRVKDWSMVRECWTLSGDIDFILKCVAPNLASFQSLVSELTSLPNVRNVRTALTLDLIKDEPLVPIEDVAEVEG, from the coding sequence ATGAGCGGAGTTACCGTGCGCGGACGCCTCGATTCCATCGACTGGGCCATTCTGAAAGAACTGCAAGCCGACGGCAGCATCACGAATGTGGAGCTGGCCCGCCGGGTGGGCCTGTCGGCGCCCCCATGCCTGCGCCGGGTGCGGGCGCTGGAAAGCGCCGGGATCATCAAGGCCTATCGGGCGATCCTCGACCCGAAGAACCTCGGCTTCGAGATCGTCTGCTTCGCCATGGTGCAGCTCGACATCCAGGGCAAGAAAGAGCTGCAGGAATTCGAGCAGCGTGTGAAGGACTGGTCCATGGTCCGCGAGTGCTGGACCCTCTCGGGCGATATCGACTTCATCCTGAAATGCGTGGCCCCGAACCTCGCATCCTTCCAGAGCCTCGTATCCGAGCTCACCTCCCTGCCGAACGTGCGCAACGTGCGCACGGCGCTCACCCTCGACCTGATCAAGGACGAGCCTTTGGTGCCGATCGAGGATGTGGCGGAAGTCGAGGGTTGA
- a CDS encoding mitochondrial fission ELM1 family protein, which produces MLRKDSRLITWVLTDGKAGDELQALSVAEALGLTPEIRRVTPRPPFSWLMPRGPIDPRERPGAPGSPVAPPYPDLLVASGRRAVAYLRFVKKASGGQTYTVFLKDPRTGPDTADFIWSPEYDRLRGPNVLNTLTPPHRISAGKLEAARARPDPRLASLPRPRVSVLAGGNSRHHRFTDEDVARFLRHLTEVAETGAGLMVTASRRTPDALREALADLTARHGGFFWDGTGTNPYVDPLAQADAIVATADSFNMIGEAAVTGRPILVFEPSGGHPKLDVYMRALKAHGVVHPFAGRLEGQPYEPLNSTPKVAKAIAEGFRRHRRALGLPDIALSLETP; this is translated from the coding sequence ATGTTGCGCAAGGATAGCCGCCTTATCACCTGGGTGCTGACGGATGGCAAGGCCGGGGACGAGCTGCAGGCTCTGAGCGTCGCGGAGGCCCTCGGCCTCACGCCCGAGATCCGCCGGGTCACCCCGCGGCCGCCCTTCAGCTGGCTCATGCCCCGGGGCCCCATCGACCCTCGCGAGCGGCCGGGTGCTCCCGGCAGCCCGGTCGCGCCGCCCTATCCCGACCTTCTCGTCGCGTCGGGCCGCCGGGCCGTGGCCTACCTGCGCTTCGTGAAGAAGGCCTCGGGCGGGCAAACCTACACGGTGTTCCTCAAGGATCCCCGCACGGGCCCCGACACCGCCGACTTCATCTGGTCGCCCGAATACGACCGCCTGCGAGGCCCCAACGTCCTCAACACCCTCACCCCGCCGCACCGGATCTCGGCCGGGAAGCTCGAAGCGGCCCGCGCCCGTCCCGATCCGCGCCTCGCCTCCCTCCCCCGCCCGCGTGTCTCGGTCCTGGCCGGCGGCAACAGCCGCCACCATCGCTTCACGGATGAAGACGTCGCCCGCTTCCTTCGACACCTGACGGAGGTGGCCGAGACGGGAGCCGGCCTGATGGTCACCGCCTCGCGGCGCACGCCGGACGCCCTACGGGAAGCCCTGGCGGACCTGACCGCCCGGCACGGCGGCTTCTTTTGGGACGGCACCGGCACGAACCCCTATGTGGATCCCCTCGCCCAGGCGGATGCCATCGTCGCGACGGCGGATTCCTTCAACATGATCGGCGAGGCCGCCGTGACAGGACGGCCGATCCTGGTCTTCGAGCCCTCGGGGGGGCACCCTAAACTGGATGTTTACATGCGGGCCCTGAAAGCCCATGGAGTTGTGCATCCGTTCGCGGGTCGTCTTGAAGGACAGCCCTATGAACCCCTAAATTCAACACCCAAGGTCGCGAAGGCCATTGCCGAGGGCTTCAGGCGCCACCGCCGCGCCCTCGGCCTGCCGGACATCGCCCTATCACTGGAGACCCCCTGA
- the trxB gene encoding thioredoxin-disulfide reductase — protein sequence MAHSHAKLIIIGSGPAGYTAAIYAARALLEPVMISGFQPGGQLMITTDVENYPGFADVIQGPWLMEQMRMQAEHVGTRMISDHITKVDLKQRPFRLEGDSGETYTCDALVVATGAQAKWLGLPSEGQFQGFGVSACATCDGFFYRGKEVVVVGGGNTAVEEALYLANLASKVTLVHRRDSLRAERILQDRLFKHPKVEVIWNSAVEEICGSENPSSVTHVRLKNLVSGEASDYKTDGVFIAIGHKPATELFTGQLDMKPGGYLLTKPGSTETNIPGVFAAGDVTDDIYRQAVTSAGMGCMAALDAERYLAALEATQEAAE from the coding sequence ATGGCCCATTCTCACGCCAAGCTTATCATCATCGGCTCGGGCCCCGCGGGCTATACGGCGGCGATCTACGCGGCGCGCGCCCTTCTCGAACCCGTGATGATCTCCGGCTTCCAGCCGGGCGGGCAGCTCATGATCACCACGGATGTGGAGAACTACCCGGGGTTTGCCGACGTGATCCAGGGCCCCTGGCTCATGGAGCAGATGCGCATGCAGGCCGAGCATGTGGGCACCCGCATGATCTCGGATCACATCACCAAGGTGGACCTGAAGCAGCGTCCCTTCCGGCTGGAGGGCGATTCCGGCGAAACCTATACCTGCGACGCGCTGGTCGTCGCGACCGGAGCCCAGGCCAAGTGGCTGGGCCTGCCGTCCGAGGGCCAGTTCCAGGGCTTCGGCGTCTCCGCCTGCGCCACCTGCGACGGCTTCTTCTATCGCGGCAAGGAAGTCGTGGTGGTGGGCGGCGGCAATACCGCCGTCGAAGAGGCGCTCTACCTCGCCAATCTCGCCTCCAAGGTCACCCTGGTCCACCGCCGGGATTCCCTGCGGGCCGAGCGCATCCTGCAGGATCGCCTGTTCAAGCATCCCAAGGTCGAGGTGATCTGGAACTCGGCCGTCGAGGAGATCTGCGGCTCGGAAAACCCCTCCTCCGTGACCCATGTGCGGCTGAAGAACCTCGTCTCGGGCGAGGCGTCGGATTACAAGACCGACGGCGTCTTCATCGCCATCGGCCACAAGCCGGCGACGGAGCTCTTCACCGGCCAGCTCGACATGAAGCCCGGCGGCTACCTGCTGACGAAGCCCGGCTCGACCGAGACCAACATCCCCGGCGTCTTCGCGGCTGGCGACGTGACGGACGACATCTACCGGCAGGCCGTGACCTCGGCAGGCATGGGCTGCATGGCGGCCCTGGACGCGGAGCGTTACCTGGCCGCCCTCGAGGCCACTCAGGAAGCCGCCGAATAG
- a CDS encoding LysR family transcriptional regulator produces the protein MDWDKIRIFYTVAEAGSFTRAGDDLGLSQSAVSRQISALERELRAPLFHRHARGLILTEQGDLLFRAARDMRMRLETTKARLVETSERPSGELKVTTTVGLGSIWLAQRIAEFLDLYPDVRVELILSNEELDLAMREADVAIRLRRPAQPDLIQRRLFTVHFHVYASADYLKRFGEPKTLEDLDEHRIVSFGGDQPSYLMAVHWLSTAGREGREPRQYHYVVNNITALKLAVETGAGIAVLPDYAVVGNPDLIQILRDVEMPSLDSYLVYAEEMRSVARVQAFRDFLISKAQRWTF, from the coding sequence GTGGACTGGGATAAAATCCGGATTTTCTATACGGTCGCTGAAGCGGGCAGCTTCACCCGGGCCGGGGACGATCTGGGTTTGAGCCAATCGGCCGTCAGCCGACAGATCAGCGCCCTGGAGCGCGAATTGCGGGCTCCCCTCTTCCACCGTCACGCCCGCGGGCTGATCCTGACCGAGCAGGGCGACCTGCTGTTCAGGGCCGCCCGGGACATGCGCATGCGGCTGGAAACCACCAAGGCGCGGCTCGTCGAGACCAGCGAGCGGCCTTCAGGCGAGCTGAAGGTGACGACGACCGTCGGTCTCGGCTCCATCTGGCTCGCCCAGCGCATCGCCGAGTTCCTCGACCTTTATCCGGACGTGCGCGTCGAGCTGATCCTATCCAACGAGGAACTGGACCTCGCCATGCGCGAGGCCGATGTAGCCATCCGCCTGCGCCGCCCGGCCCAGCCCGATCTGATCCAGCGCCGCCTCTTCACGGTGCATTTCCACGTCTATGCCTCGGCCGACTACCTGAAGCGGTTCGGCGAGCCCAAGACCCTCGAGGATCTGGACGAGCACCGGATCGTCTCCTTCGGCGGCGACCAGCCTTCCTATCTCATGGCCGTGCACTGGCTCTCGACTGCCGGCCGCGAGGGGCGCGAACCTCGGCAGTATCACTATGTCGTGAACAACATCACGGCTCTGAAGCTGGCGGTCGAGACGGGAGCGGGCATCGCCGTGCTTCCGGATTACGCGGTGGTCGGCAATCCGGACCTGATCCAGATCCTGCGGGACGTGGAGATGCCGTCTCTCGACAGCTACCTTGTTTATGCTGAGGAAATGCGCTCCGTCGCCCGCGTCCAAGCCTTCCGCGACTTCCTGATCTCCAAGGCCCAGCGCTGGACGTTCTAG
- a CDS encoding AMP-binding protein, with protein sequence MTVSTPAPATAGATDPYAARPWLASYPAQVPKTIDEAGIGTLNDIFRQAVASYPNRAAVESFGTRMTYASLGREADAVASWLQSQGLKKGDRVAIMLPNVMAFPTILFGVLLAGGTVVNVNPLYTPRELTYQLKDSGARFLFVLENFAATVEESVPDLTLDRVILVTPGDLLGLKGAVVNLVSRHVKKAVKPFSLPQAIAFRTVIGQGGRQKPQPVNVSPDDVAFLQYTGGTTGIAKGATLLHRNVAANVLQCEAWMRPFFGDREDHLMVTALPLYHIFALTVCGMLMTRIGGCQLLIANPRDIPGFVKTLQKSRITLMSGLNTLYNALANAPGIEKVDFSQMVFSVSGGMATQEAVAKKWKQVTGQPIVEGYGLSETSPVVCANRLDIEEFTGTIGYPLPSTDVSVRSSDGTALPPGERGELCVKGPQVMAGYWQRPDETAKVMTADGWFRTGDVAVMLPDGQIKIVDRMKDMVLVSGFNVYPNEVEDVIVKHPGVMEAAVIGLPDEHSGETVVAYVVRRDQALTVEELREFCRENLTGYKVPRRIEFRETLPKTNVGKVLRRALKEEVEQGRS encoded by the coding sequence ATGACCGTGTCGACCCCGGCCCCTGCCACGGCAGGCGCGACGGATCCCTATGCCGCCCGCCCCTGGCTCGCTTCCTACCCGGCGCAGGTTCCCAAGACGATCGACGAGGCCGGGATCGGGACGCTCAACGACATCTTCCGCCAGGCCGTCGCCAGTTATCCGAACCGGGCCGCCGTCGAGAGCTTCGGCACGCGCATGACCTACGCGAGCCTGGGGCGGGAGGCCGATGCGGTCGCCTCCTGGCTTCAGTCCCAGGGACTGAAGAAGGGCGACCGGGTGGCGATCATGCTGCCGAACGTGATGGCTTTTCCGACGATCCTGTTCGGGGTGCTGCTGGCCGGCGGCACGGTGGTCAACGTCAACCCGCTCTATACCCCGCGGGAGCTGACCTACCAGCTCAAGGATTCCGGGGCGCGCTTCCTGTTCGTGCTCGAGAACTTCGCCGCGACCGTCGAGGAATCCGTGCCGGACCTGACGCTCGACCGGGTAATCCTGGTCACGCCGGGCGATCTCCTCGGCCTCAAGGGAGCCGTCGTCAATCTGGTCTCCCGCCATGTGAAGAAGGCGGTGAAGCCCTTCAGCCTGCCCCAGGCCATCGCTTTCAGGACCGTCATCGGCCAAGGGGGGCGGCAGAAGCCCCAGCCGGTGAATGTGTCGCCCGACGACGTCGCCTTCCTGCAATATACGGGCGGCACCACGGGGATCGCCAAGGGCGCGACCCTGCTCCATCGCAATGTGGCGGCCAACGTGCTCCAATGCGAGGCCTGGATGCGGCCGTTCTTCGGCGACCGGGAGGACCACCTGATGGTCACGGCCCTGCCGCTTTACCACATCTTCGCCCTCACGGTCTGCGGCATGCTGATGACGCGGATCGGCGGGTGCCAGCTCCTGATCGCCAATCCGCGCGACATTCCGGGCTTCGTCAAGACCCTGCAGAAGAGCCGGATCACCCTCATGTCCGGCCTCAACACGCTCTACAACGCGCTGGCCAATGCGCCTGGGATCGAGAAGGTCGATTTCTCCCAGATGGTCTTCTCCGTCTCCGGCGGCATGGCCACCCAGGAGGCTGTGGCAAAGAAATGGAAGCAGGTGACGGGGCAGCCCATCGTCGAGGGCTACGGCCTGTCCGAAACCTCGCCCGTGGTCTGCGCCAACAGGCTCGACATCGAGGAGTTCACCGGCACCATCGGCTATCCGCTGCCCTCGACGGACGTCTCCGTCCGCTCCAGCGACGGAACGGCTCTCCCGCCCGGCGAGCGGGGAGAACTCTGCGTGAAGGGACCCCAGGTCATGGCCGGCTACTGGCAGCGGCCCGACGAGACCGCGAAGGTCATGACGGCAGACGGTTGGTTCCGGACCGGCGACGTGGCGGTGATGCTGCCCGACGGGCAGATCAAGATCGTCGACCGGATGAAGGACATGGTCCTCGTGTCCGGATTCAACGTCTATCCGAACGAAGTGGAAGACGTGATCGTCAAGCACCCGGGCGTTATGGAAGCCGCTGTCATCGGTCTGCCGGATGAACATTCCGGCGAGACGGTCGTGGCCTATGTGGTCCGCCGGGACCAGGCTCTCACCGTCGAAGAGCTGCGCGAGTTCTGTCGTGAGAACCTCACCGGCTACAAGGTGCCGCGCCGGATCGAATTCCGGGAGACCCTGCCGAAGACCAATGTGGGCAAGGTCCTGCGCCGTGCGCTCAAGGAAGAGGTGGAGCAGGGCCGCTCCTGA
- a CDS encoding elongation factor G, translating into MAPNGRLGSGPRCIAIVGPFQSGKTTLLEAIVERTGAISRAGRVSNGDSVGDASQEARAHAMSIEPNVATVEFLGDSMTFVDCPGSTEFLHEMRNVTPVCDAAIVVCEADERKIPALEIILRELEEADIPRFLFINKIDTATQRIRETLALLQQASRTPLLLRQIPLWKDGIAVGFIDLALERAFIYREHAPSEIVDLPEGELPREKEARFAMLERLADYDDELMEELISEIEPPRDQIFDDLSKELRDRHVVPALIGSAERGNGITRLLKALRHEAPTLAQTRARLGIPEEGAPLAQAMKTLHLGQGGKLTIARVLRGAFHEGDSVVGSRGAEARIGSLATLLGSALNRKTDAAAGDTVGFGRLEGIATGDAFAAGKARPEAIVSPAPPESVYVLALRVKDRKDDVRLSSALSKITEEDPSLVIETRPEMGEIRLHGQGEMHLRVAVEKLASRFQVGVETAKPRVAYCETIKLPAAARGRHRKQTGGHGQFGDVMIEIRPLPRGEGFAFQDRITGGVVPRQYIPSVETGVRDALKCGPLGFPVVDLAVMLTDGSYHTVDSSDAAFQAAAKLALAEALPKAKPVLLEPVLSVEITIPSEALSKATALVTGRRGQIQGYDERPGWNGWQVLSATIPESEIGDLIVELRSATAGVGTFSTRFDHMAELSGRPADMVLHKAH; encoded by the coding sequence ATGGCACCCAACGGCAGACTAGGTTCGGGCCCACGATGCATCGCAATCGTCGGCCCGTTTCAGAGCGGCAAGACCACGCTTCTCGAGGCCATCGTGGAGCGGACCGGGGCGATCTCGCGCGCGGGCCGCGTGTCCAACGGCGACAGCGTCGGCGATGCGAGCCAGGAGGCCCGCGCCCATGCCATGAGCATCGAGCCCAATGTGGCGACGGTCGAGTTCCTGGGCGACAGCATGACCTTCGTGGACTGCCCCGGTTCGACGGAATTCCTGCACGAGATGCGCAACGTCACGCCGGTCTGCGACGCGGCGATCGTCGTCTGTGAGGCGGACGAGCGCAAGATCCCGGCGCTTGAGATCATCCTGCGGGAGCTGGAGGAGGCGGATATCCCGCGCTTCCTCTTCATCAACAAGATCGACACCGCGACCCAGCGCATCCGCGAGACCCTCGCGTTGCTGCAGCAGGCATCGCGCACGCCCCTGCTCCTGCGCCAGATCCCGCTCTGGAAGGACGGCATCGCCGTCGGCTTCATCGATCTCGCCCTGGAGCGCGCCTTCATCTATCGCGAGCACGCGCCGAGCGAGATCGTGGACCTGCCCGAGGGCGAACTGCCCCGGGAAAAGGAGGCGCGCTTCGCCATGCTCGAGCGCCTGGCCGATTACGACGACGAGCTCATGGAGGAGCTGATCTCGGAGATCGAGCCGCCGCGCGACCAGATCTTCGACGACCTTTCGAAGGAGCTGAGGGACCGCCACGTGGTCCCGGCCCTGATCGGTTCGGCCGAGCGCGGCAACGGCATCACGCGGCTTCTGAAGGCGCTGCGCCACGAGGCGCCGACCCTGGCGCAAACCCGTGCCCGCTTGGGCATTCCCGAGGAGGGCGCGCCCCTCGCCCAGGCCATGAAGACCCTGCATCTGGGCCAGGGCGGCAAGCTCACCATCGCCCGGGTCCTGCGCGGCGCCTTCCACGAGGGCGACAGCGTCGTCGGCTCGCGCGGGGCGGAGGCGCGCATCGGCAGCCTCGCGACGCTTCTCGGCAGCGCGCTCAACCGCAAGACGGATGCGGCGGCCGGCGACACGGTCGGCTTCGGCCGGCTGGAGGGGATCGCCACCGGGGACGCCTTCGCGGCCGGCAAGGCCCGGCCCGAGGCCATCGTGTCGCCCGCGCCGCCCGAATCCGTCTACGTGCTGGCCCTCAGGGTGAAGGACCGCAAGGACGACGTGCGCCTGTCGAGCGCGCTGTCCAAGATCACCGAGGAGGATCCGTCCCTCGTGATCGAAACCCGGCCCGAGATGGGGGAGATCCGGCTCCACGGGCAGGGCGAGATGCATCTGCGCGTGGCCGTGGAGAAGCTGGCCTCGCGCTTCCAGGTCGGGGTCGAGACGGCCAAGCCCCGCGTCGCCTATTGCGAGACGATCAAGCTGCCCGCCGCCGCCCGTGGACGGCATCGCAAGCAGACCGGAGGGCACGGCCAGTTCGGCGACGTGATGATCGAGATCAGGCCGCTGCCGCGCGGGGAGGGGTTCGCGTTCCAGGACCGGATCACCGGCGGCGTGGTGCCGCGCCAGTACATCCCGTCGGTCGAGACGGGGGTGCGGGATGCGCTCAAATGCGGGCCGCTGGGCTTCCCCGTGGTCGACCTCGCGGTAATGCTCACCGATGGTTCCTACCACACGGTGGATTCCTCGGACGCGGCCTTCCAGGCGGCCGCCAAGCTCGCCCTCGCGGAAGCGCTGCCGAAGGCCAAGCCCGTGCTGCTGGAGCCGGTGCTGTCGGTCGAGATCACGATTCCATCCGAGGCCCTGTCCAAGGCGACGGCCCTCGTGACCGGACGGCGCGGACAGATCCAGGGCTATGACGAGCGGCCCGGTTGGAACGGCTGGCAGGTCCTGAGCGCCACCATTCCGGAATCGGAGATCGGCGACCTGATCGTGGAACTTCGCTCGGCCACGGCCGGCGTCGGGACCTTCTCGACCCGGTTCGACCACATGGCGGAACTGAGCGGCCGTCCCGCCGACATGGTGCTGCACAAGGCGCATTGA
- a CDS encoding DUF992 domain-containing protein, with translation MRRAALPVAALAILAAFGASEAQAQNRGRVGVLSCSVSGGIGLIVTSQKTTLCTFTPRRGRPERYVGAIRRFGLDIGATRSGILTWAVFSRGSVAPGSLAGSYVGGTAEATAGAGVGANVLVGGSNRSISLQPLSVSGQTGLNLALGVADFELRRAR, from the coding sequence ATGCGTCGCGCCGCTCTCCCCGTTGCTGCCCTAGCTATCCTTGCCGCTTTCGGGGCCTCCGAGGCCCAGGCTCAGAACCGGGGACGTGTCGGCGTCCTGTCCTGCAGCGTCTCGGGCGGGATCGGGCTCATCGTCACGTCGCAGAAGACCACGCTCTGCACCTTCACGCCCCGGCGCGGGCGGCCCGAGCGTTATGTGGGCGCGATCCGCCGGTTCGGCCTCGATATCGGGGCGACGCGCAGCGGCATCCTGACATGGGCCGTCTTCTCCCGGGGCAGCGTGGCGCCCGGCTCCCTCGCCGGCAGCTATGTGGGCGGGACCGCCGAGGCGACGGCCGGCGCCGGCGTCGGGGCGAACGTCCTGGTCGGCGGCTCGAACCGGAGCATCTCCCTCCAGCCCCTGTCCGTCAGCGGCCAGACCGGTCTCAACCTCGCCCTCGGGGTGGCCGATTTCGAGCTGCGCCGGGCGCGATAG
- a CDS encoding pyridoxal phosphate-dependent aminotransferase has product MGFLSDALSRIKPSATIVITQKARDLKAQGRDVISLSVGEPDFDTPDNIKEAAIAAIRRGETKYTPVSGIVPLREAISRKFKRENGLDYKPSQTIVSTGGKHVIYNALLATLNPGDEVIIPAPYWVSYPEMVGLCGGKPVFVDCTMEHNFKLQPEPLERAITPKTKWIILNSPSNPTGAAYTRDEMKAITDVLMRHPHVWVLTDDMYEHLTYGDFEFVTPAQVEPNLYERTLTMNGVSKAYAMTGWRIGYAGGPEHLIKAMDFVQGQQTSGTSAISQWAAVEALDGPQDHLKVFRKAFEERRDLVVSMLNQSKYLKCPMPEGAFYVYPSCAEAIGKTAPSGKVLATDEDFVSELLEAEGVAAVHGSAFGLGPNFRISYATSNAALEDACNRIQRFCGSLR; this is encoded by the coding sequence ATGGGCTTTTTGTCTGACGCCCTTTCCCGCATCAAGCCGTCTGCAACCATCGTCATCACGCAGAAAGCGCGGGATCTGAAAGCCCAGGGGCGGGACGTGATCAGCCTCTCCGTCGGCGAGCCGGATTTCGACACGCCCGACAACATCAAGGAAGCGGCCATCGCGGCCATCCGCCGTGGCGAGACCAAGTACACGCCGGTCTCCGGCATCGTGCCCCTGCGCGAGGCGATCTCCCGCAAGTTCAAGCGCGAGAACGGCCTCGACTACAAGCCCTCTCAGACCATCGTGTCCACCGGCGGCAAGCACGTGATCTACAACGCGCTGCTCGCTACCCTGAACCCGGGCGACGAGGTCATCATCCCGGCACCCTACTGGGTGTCGTACCCGGAGATGGTGGGCCTGTGCGGCGGCAAGCCGGTTTTCGTCGACTGCACCATGGAGCACAACTTCAAGCTCCAGCCGGAGCCGCTCGAGCGCGCCATCACGCCGAAGACCAAGTGGATCATCCTCAACTCGCCGTCGAACCCGACCGGCGCGGCCTATACCCGCGACGAGATGAAGGCGATCACCGACGTGCTGATGCGCCATCCGCATGTGTGGGTGCTCACCGACGACATGTATGAGCACCTGACCTACGGCGATTTCGAGTTCGTCACGCCGGCCCAGGTCGAGCCGAACCTCTACGAGCGCACGCTCACCATGAACGGCGTGTCCAAGGCCTATGCCATGACCGGCTGGCGCATCGGCTATGCGGGCGGCCCCGAGCACCTGATCAAGGCCATGGACTTCGTGCAGGGCCAGCAGACGTCGGGGACGAGCGCGATCTCGCAATGGGCCGCCGTGGAGGCGCTCGACGGGCCGCAGGATCACCTGAAGGTCTTCCGGAAAGCGTTCGAGGAGCGGCGCGACCTCGTGGTCTCCATGCTCAACCAGTCGAAATACCTGAAGTGCCCGATGCCCGAAGGCGCGTTCTACGTCTATCCGTCCTGCGCCGAGGCCATCGGCAAGACTGCGCCCTCGGGCAAGGTGCTGGCGACGGACGAGGACTTCGTGTCCGAGCTGCTCGAAGCCGAAGGCGTCGCGGCGGTTCACGGCTCAGCCTTCGGCCTCGGCCCGAACTTCCGCATCTCCTACGCCACGTCCAATGCGGCGCTCGAGGATGCCTGCAACCGCATCCAGCGCTTCTGCGGGTCGCTTCGGTAA
- a CDS encoding Bug family tripartite tricarboxylate transporter substrate binding protein, with translation MTTSVTRRLALGLVAGAALFATAASAQDFPNRIIKMVVPYPAGGPTDVIARIVAEEMGRDLGQNVIVENLAGASGAVGTRAVAKAEPDGYTIVFGNNQTHGNNMFLLKEPGYDAVKDFAPLAGAGAFEHVFVVKNDLPAKTIPELIEIAKKDPGKLNYGSTGVGSGSHLATELFMTRTGIKMTHVPFRGAAPLVTEIMAGRIDVSNSTLPSVLSQFQAGQMRAIGIASPQRNPQAPDVPTLREQGITDADAESWAAFFAPVSTPKPILDKLSGTIIAILNKPDVKERITKIGFTLNVRDPEAFKPYLAKEIQTWAEIIKAASIKAE, from the coding sequence ATGACCACATCCGTCACCCGCCGCCTCGCGCTCGGCCTCGTCGCCGGCGCGGCCCTCTTCGCCACCGCAGCCTCCGCCCAGGACTTCCCGAACCGCATCATCAAGATGGTGGTGCCCTACCCGGCCGGTGGACCGACCGACGTGATCGCCCGCATCGTCGCGGAGGAAATGGGCAGGGATCTCGGCCAGAACGTGATCGTCGAGAACCTGGCCGGCGCCTCGGGCGCGGTCGGCACCCGCGCGGTCGCCAAGGCGGAGCCCGACGGCTACACCATCGTGTTCGGCAACAACCAGACGCACGGCAACAACATGTTCCTGCTCAAAGAGCCGGGCTACGACGCGGTGAAGGACTTCGCGCCGCTCGCGGGCGCAGGCGCCTTCGAGCACGTCTTCGTGGTGAAGAACGACCTGCCGGCCAAGACCATTCCCGAGCTGATCGAGATCGCCAAGAAGGATCCGGGCAAGCTGAATTACGGCTCGACCGGCGTCGGCTCCGGCTCGCATCTGGCGACCGAGCTCTTCATGACCCGCACGGGCATCAAGATGACCCACGTGCCGTTCCGGGGCGCCGCGCCGCTCGTGACGGAGATCATGGCGGGCCGCATCGACGTGTCGAACTCGACCCTGCCCAGCGTGCTCTCCCAGTTCCAGGCCGGCCAGATGCGCGCCATCGGAATCGCGAGCCCGCAACGCAACCCGCAGGCCCCGGACGTGCCGACCCTGCGCGAACAGGGCATCACCGATGCGGACGCGGAATCCTGGGCCGCCTTCTTCGCCCCGGTGAGCACCCCCAAGCCGATCCTCGACAAGCTATCCGGCACGATCATCGCGATCCTCAACAAGCCCGACGTGAAGGAGCGCATCACCAAGATCGGCTTCACCCTGAACGTGCGCGATCCGGAAGCGTTCAAGCCGTATCTCGCCAAGGAGATCCAGACCTGGGCCGAGATCATCAAGGCGGCCAGCATCAAGGCCGAGTGA